Proteins found in one Panthera tigris isolate Pti1 chromosome B3, P.tigris_Pti1_mat1.1, whole genome shotgun sequence genomic segment:
- the LOC102970267 gene encoding olfactory receptor 4E1: MLGASETTQECPTKRMEEAGLLNQTSSITYIRLRGLSVNQKVQMAVFAMFLTFYVLTLIGNILIVITITYDRRLHTPMYFFLSNLSFIDVCHSTVTVPKMLIDTWSEEKLVSFDACVTQMFFLHLFACTEIFLLTIMAYDRYVAICKPLQYMTVMNWKVCVLLAVALWTGGTIHSIALTSLTIKLPYCGPDEIDNFFCDVPQVIKLACTDTHIIEILIISNSGLISVVCFVVLVVSYAVILVSLRQQLSEGRRKALSTCAAHLTVVTLFLGHCIFIYSRPSTSLPEDKVVAVFFTAVTPLLNPIIYTLRNEDMKNALNKLMGRLEGRGKK; this comes from the exons ATGCTGGGAGCATCGGAAACAACCCAGG AGTGTCCAACAAAGAGAATGGAAGAGGCCGGCCTACTCAATCAAACCTCTTCCATCACATATATACGACTTAGAGGCTTATCTGTAAATCAGAAGGTGCAGATGGCTGTGTTTGCCATGTTCCTCACTTTCTATGTCCTGACACTGATTGGGAACATCCTCATTGTCATAACCATTACCTATGACCGCCGGCTCCATACCCCTATGTATTTCTTCCTCAGCAACCTGTCTTTTATCGATGTCTGCCACTCCACTGTCACAGTCCCCAAGATGCTGATAGATACATGGTCAGAAGAGAAGCTCGTCTCCTTTGATGCCTGTGTCACTCAGATGTTTTTCCTGCACCTCTTTGCCTGCACAGAGATCTTTCTCCTCACCATCATGGCCTATGATCGGTATGTGGCCATTTGCAAACCCCTGCAGTACATGACAGTTATGAACTGGAAAGTATGTGTGCTTCTTGCTGTGGCCCTCTGGACAGGGGGAACCATCCACTCCATCGCACTGACCTCCCTCACCATCAAGCTGCCCTACTGTGGTCCCGATGAGATCGACAACTTCTTCTGCGACGTACCTCAGGTGATCAAATTGGCCTGCACGGATACCCACATCATTGAAATCCTCATCATCTCCAACAGTGGGCTGATCTCTGTGGTCTGTTTCGTGGTCCTCGTGGTGTCCTACGCAGTCATCCTGGTGAGCCTGCGGCAGCAGCTGTCCGAAGGCAGGCGGAAGGCCTTATCCACCTGTGCAGCCCACCTCACCGTGGTCACATTATTCCTGGGCCACTGCATCTTCATCTATTCCCGCCCATCCACCAGCCTCCCTGAGGACAAGGTGGTGGCTGTGTTTTTCACCGCTGTCACCCCCTTGCTGAACCCCATCATCTATACTCTTAGGAATGAAGACATGAAAAATGCCTTGAACAAGTTAATGGGAAggttggaggggagagggaaaaaataa
- the LOC102970551 gene encoding olfactory receptor 1509, which produces MDALNQTRVTEFVFLGLTDKWVLEILFFLAFSVTYVLTLLGNTLIVVTIVFTPRLHTPMYFFLSNLSFIDICHSSVTVPKMLEGLLLEIKTVSFDNCIAQLFFLHLFACAEIFLLTIMAYDRYVAICAPLHYSNVMNMRVCVQLVFALWLGATVHSLVQTFLTIRLPYCGPNIIDSYFCDVPPVIKLACTDTYLTGMLIVSNSGTISLTCFLALVTSYTVILVSLRKQSAEGRRKALSTCSAHFMVVAFFFGPCIFIYTRPDTSFSIDKVVSVFYTVVTPLLNPLIYTLRNEEVKSAMKHLRQRGFFMKSGT; this is translated from the coding sequence ATGGATGCTCTAAATCAAACAAGAGTGACTGAATTTGTCTTCTTGGGACTCACTGATAAGTGGGTGCTGGAGATACTATTTTTTCTGGCATTCTCCGTCACATATGTATTAACCCTTTTGGGAAACACTCTCATTGTAGTTACTATAGTCTTTACTCCACGCCTCCATAcccccatgtatttcttcctgagCAATCTGTCCTTTATTGACATCTGCCACTCATCTGTCACTGTGCCCAAGATGCTAGAGGGCTTGCTTTTAGAGATAAAGACTGTTTCCTTTGATAATTGCATTGCACAGCTCTTCTTCCTACATCTGTTTGCTTGTGCTGAGATCTTTCTGCTGACCATTATGGCTTATGATCGTTATGTAGCCATCTGTGCTCCATTGCACTATTCTAATGTGATGAATATGAGGGTCTGTGTACAGCTTGTCTTTGCTCTCTGGTTGGGGGCTACTGTTCACTCTCTGGTGCAGACCTTCTTGACCATTCGTCTACCTTACTGTGGCCCCAACATTATTGATAGCTACTTCTGTGATGTGCCCCCTGTCATCAAGCTGGCTTGCACAGATACATACCTCACGGGAATGCTAATTGTGTCTAATAGTGGAACCATCTCCCTCACCTGTTTCCTGGCTTTGGTCACCTCTTACACGGTCATCCTGGTTTCTCTTAGAAAACAGTCAGCTGAAGGGCGCCGGAAAGCCCTGTCTACCTGCTCAGCCCACTTCATGGTGGTTGCCTTCTTTTTTGGACCATGTATCTTCATCTACACTCGGCCCGACACTAGCTTCTCCATTGACAAGGTGGTATCTGTCTTCTACACGGTGGTCACTCCTTTGCTGAATCCTCTCATTTACACCTTGAGAAATGAGGAGGTAAAAAGTGCCATGAAGCATCTCAGACAGAGAGGTTTTTTCATGAAGTCAGGTACATGA